The genomic region ACGAGGGTCACCACGCTACCGCCGTAACGGCGGGACCGTACGGTCTGCCAGCCGGGCGGCGCTTCGACGGCCTTGTCGGACTCCAGGGCGGCCAGGTCGGTGGGCAGGAGGTCGAGCAGTTCGGCCCAGGCGTCGAAGGCATAGGGAGGGTCGACGAAGGCCACGTCGAAGGGCCCGACGGGGCCGTGGAGGAAGCCCAGGGCGTCGCTGCGCACGACGGTGGCCGCCTCGGCCAGGCCGGTGGCGTCGAGGTTGCGGCGCACGGCGGCCAGGGCGTCGGGGTCGTCGTCGACGAACGTGGCGTGGGCCGCGCCCCGTGACAGCGCCTCGATACCCAGGGCACCTGTGCCCGCGAACAAGTCGAGGGCCCGGGCCCCCTCGACTACCCCCAGGCTGCCCAGGGAGGCGAACAGGGCCTCGCGCACCCGCTCGCTGGTCGGCCGCAGCCGCCGCCCGGCCGGCG from Actinomycetota bacterium harbors:
- the rsmD gene encoding 16S rRNA (guanine(966)-N(2))-methyltransferase RsmD, producing the protein MRVVAGVAGGLRLHAPAGRRLRPTSERVREALFASLGSLGVVEGARALDLFAGTGALGIEALSRGAAHATFVDDDPDALAAVRRNLDATGLAEAATVVRSDALGFLHGPVGPFDVAFVDPPYAFDAWAELLDLLPTDLAALESDKAVEAPPGWQTVRSRRYGGSVVTLVRRL